TGAAGACATGAAAAACGAATTTAGAAGAGTATTTATTAAAAAAGGTTTTACTGAACAAGCAGCTGAAGAAGCAGCCACGTCTTTTACAAATAATAGCCGCGATGGGGTTTATTCACACGGTGTGAATAGATTTCCAAGAGTGATTGAATATATAGAGAAGGGTTACATAAAGCCAAATGCAGTACCGGAAAAAATCAGTTCTTTTGGTGCAATTGAAAGATGGAACGGAAACTTAGCATTAGGAAACTTAACAGCAAAACACTGTATGGATCGGGCAATGGAAATAGCATCTGAATTTGGTATTGGGTGTGTTGCTCTACAAAATACAAATCATTGGATGAGGGGTGGCGAGTATGGCTGGCAAGCAGCGGAAAAGGGATATGTTGGAATTCTGTGGACTAACACGCAGCCGAATATGCCTGCCTGGGGAGCTATAGATAGAAGGATTGGGAATAATCCTATCATTTTAGCATTGCCAAGAGAAGAAGGACCGGTAGTTGTAGATATGGCGATGTCGCAATTTTCTTACGGTAAAATAGAAGAATATCGGTTGGAAGGAAAAGAGTTACCAGTACCAGGAGGTTTTGATAATGCGGGGAATTTATCAAAAAATCCGAAGGAAATAGAAGAAACATGGCGCGTATTGCCGGTAGGCTTTTGGAAAGGTTCGGGCTTATCCATCGTACTCGATCTCCTAGCTTCCATGTTATCGGGTGGAAATACGACACATGGTATTGGAAAATTAGGCGATGATGAATACGCATTATCGCAAGTGTTTATGGCTATATCACCGGAGAAACTGGGGGATATGTCGGAGACGGAAGAGAAAATTAACGAATCAATTCAATATATTAAAGACTCTGT
This window of the Sporosarcina pasteurii genome carries:
- the yiaK gene encoding 3-dehydro-L-gulonate 2-dehydrogenase, with the translated sequence MRIKYEDMKNEFRRVFIKKGFTEQAAEEAATSFTNNSRDGVYSHGVNRFPRVIEYIEKGYIKPNAVPEKISSFGAIERWNGNLALGNLTAKHCMDRAMEIASEFGIGCVALQNTNHWMRGGEYGWQAAEKGYVGILWTNTQPNMPAWGAIDRRIGNNPIILALPREEGPVVVDMAMSQFSYGKIEEYRLEGKELPVPGGFDNAGNLSKNPKEIEETWRVLPVGFWKGSGLSIVLDLLASMLSGGNTTHGIGKLGDDEYALSQVFMAISPEKLGDMSETEEKINESIQYIKDSVPASSEGEVYYPGERTMNTREENLKLGIPVDEGVWNKIKSM